A single region of the Nocardioides ochotonae genome encodes:
- a CDS encoding sensor histidine kinase: MSTRWWRWADRDEVSRVDAYTRQSLHLLLWGSPLFLALQALPRVPEDQTGLAAGIVAAGLTVCVPATVVLRDVMEAHPRAGSLPRRAVPFLALLAVAYVAALWLPTETRGLAVMLLWSALAWSLGGLRGRVATGVLLAALTLTPALASREPMTALLGLGVGAFFVFTVRVSLWLLAVVRELDEARSTRAALAVAEERLRFSRDVHDVLGRQLSVIGVQAELAATLAERGDPGAAARMQEVRAAAHEALREARELARGYRATDWHQEVEGARSLLRSAGTEVELAVDDLPPAWHEPAAWVVREAVTNILRHSAATRVEVRYADGELCVTNDRPAPAGAQVGTGLRSLSDRLVPLGAALRTAHTPERFTVVAALPGTAPAAVPAAGAGLVATEGGAR; the protein is encoded by the coding sequence ATGAGCACACGCTGGTGGCGTTGGGCCGACCGCGACGAGGTCTCCCGGGTGGACGCCTACACCCGGCAGTCACTCCACCTGCTGCTGTGGGGGTCGCCGCTCTTCCTCGCGCTGCAGGCCCTGCCCCGGGTGCCGGAGGACCAGACGGGGCTCGCGGCCGGCATCGTCGCGGCGGGCCTGACGGTCTGCGTGCCCGCGACCGTGGTGCTGCGCGACGTGATGGAGGCGCACCCGCGGGCGGGGTCCCTGCCCCGGCGCGCGGTGCCGTTCCTTGCGCTGCTCGCCGTGGCGTACGTCGCGGCGCTGTGGCTGCCCACCGAGACCCGGGGCCTGGCGGTGATGCTGCTGTGGAGCGCGCTGGCCTGGTCGCTGGGCGGGCTGCGCGGGCGGGTGGCCACCGGCGTGCTGCTCGCGGCGCTCACGCTGACCCCGGCCCTCGCGTCCCGCGAGCCGATGACGGCCCTGCTCGGGCTGGGTGTGGGCGCGTTCTTCGTCTTCACCGTGCGGGTCTCGCTGTGGCTGCTGGCGGTGGTCCGTGAGCTCGACGAGGCGCGGAGCACCCGGGCCGCGCTGGCGGTCGCGGAGGAGCGGCTGCGCTTCTCCCGCGACGTCCACGACGTGCTCGGGCGCCAGCTCTCCGTCATCGGGGTGCAGGCCGAGCTGGCCGCAACGCTCGCCGAGCGGGGCGACCCGGGCGCCGCGGCACGGATGCAGGAGGTCCGCGCCGCCGCCCACGAGGCGCTGCGCGAGGCCCGCGAGCTGGCGCGCGGCTACCGCGCCACCGACTGGCACCAGGAGGTCGAGGGGGCCCGCTCGCTGCTGCGCTCGGCCGGCACCGAGGTCGAGCTGGCCGTCGACGACCTGCCGCCCGCCTGGCACGAGCCGGCCGCCTGGGTGGTGCGCGAGGCGGTCACCAACATCCTGCGCCACTCCGCCGCCACCCGGGTGGAGGTCCGCTACGCCGACGGCGAGCTGTGCGTCACCAACGACCGACCGGCCCCCGCAGGCGCCCAGGTCGGGACCGGACTGCGGAGCCTGTCGGACCGGTTGGTGCCGTTGGGTGCGGCGCTGCGGACCGCGCACACCCCGGAGCGCTTCACCGTGGTCGCGGCCCTGCCCGGCACGGCCCCCGCGGCGGTCCCGGCCGCCGGGGCGGGGCTGGTCGCGACCGAGGGCGGTGCCCGATGA
- a CDS encoding ABC transporter ATP-binding protein has product MRSTVPRTPDDTPAVRLRGVRRTYGTGDSRFEAVRGVDLDVARGSVVALLGTNGAGKTSLLEVVEGLAPASGGTIEVLGLDPVADRAEVRRRTGVLLQRSGFAADLTVRETLEMWATTLSTPRPVAEGLALLDLEGRADTRVGALSGGEQRRLDLSCTLLGDPELVLLDEPTTGLDPESRQRLWELVRGLRDAGRTVVLCTHHLEEAEELADRIAIMHGGLIVRDGTAAEITAARPSRVRFGAVAMPLPDAGSLGAQRVHTEHAVTTVETRDLQATLTALLTWAGRHGVRLEGLDARTASLESVFLDIAREPVDRTSEPASHQTALEGTSR; this is encoded by the coding sequence ATGCGATCCACCGTGCCCCGCACCCCCGACGACACCCCCGCCGTCCGACTGCGCGGGGTCCGCCGCACCTACGGCACCGGGGACTCCCGGTTCGAGGCCGTGCGCGGCGTCGACCTCGACGTGGCCCGCGGCAGCGTGGTCGCCCTGCTCGGCACCAACGGCGCGGGCAAGACCTCGCTGCTGGAGGTCGTCGAGGGCCTCGCCCCCGCCAGCGGCGGCACGATCGAGGTCCTCGGCCTGGACCCGGTCGCCGACCGCGCGGAGGTACGCCGTCGTACCGGCGTGCTGCTGCAGCGCAGCGGCTTCGCCGCCGACCTCACCGTGCGCGAGACCCTCGAGATGTGGGCCACGACGCTGAGCACCCCACGCCCGGTCGCCGAGGGCCTGGCCCTGCTCGACCTCGAGGGCCGCGCCGACACCCGGGTCGGGGCGCTCTCCGGCGGCGAGCAGCGCCGCCTCGACCTCTCCTGCACGCTGCTCGGTGACCCCGAGCTGGTGCTGCTCGACGAGCCCACCACCGGCCTGGACCCCGAGAGCCGCCAGCGGCTGTGGGAGCTGGTGCGCGGGCTGCGCGACGCCGGGCGCACGGTGGTGCTCTGCACCCACCACCTCGAGGAGGCCGAGGAGCTGGCCGACCGGATCGCGATCATGCACGGCGGGCTGATCGTGCGCGACGGCACCGCCGCCGAGATCACCGCCGCGCGCCCCTCCCGGGTCCGGTTCGGCGCCGTCGCCATGCCGCTGCCCGACGCCGGGTCCCTGGGGGCGCAGAGGGTGCACACCGAGCACGCCGTGACCACCGTCGAGACCCGCGACCTGCAGGCGACGCTCACCGCGCTGCTCACCTGGGCCGGGCGCCACGGCGTACGCCTCGAGGGCCTCGACGCCCGGACCGCGAGCCTGGAGTCGGTGTTCCTCGACATCGCCCGCGAGCCCGTCGACCGCACGAGCGAGCCCGCATCCCACCAGACCGCCCTCGAAGGGACTTCGCGATGA
- a CDS encoding M3 family metallopeptidase translates to MSAPTASPVLLPAAEGALGWVDDQSRDRLAVARELADRLRGADAGDPLGVLETWNDLCIELRRVAAVGSLFANVHPDPAVREHAEQAEVEADRLGTELSQDRALFEVFSAVDPAGLDADARRLLEHTLRDFRRSGVDRDEATRARLAEIRERLTALDQELSRHTRDDVRTITFPAERYAGLPQDWLDAHPADEDGQVTATTDYPDAVPVRMFAHDAEVRAAMNLAFLTRGWPQNDAVLKEMFALRHELATLLGHADWAAYDAEVKMIGSGPAIPEFIDRIAAAAEEPMQRDLAVLLERYRRDVPGAETIPSADASYYSELVRRERYDVDSQQVRTYFDFATVRRGLLEVTGRLFGLRYDEVPDAPVWHEDVTTYDVRRADDPADAAPLGRIHLDLHPRDGKYKHAAQFDLVPGVAGRQLPEGVLVCNFARGLMEHDHVVTLFHEFGHLVHHVLGGHQHWVAFSGVATEWDFVEAPSQMLEEWAWDPEVLASFATNAAGEPIPRPLVEKMRAADDYGKGIQARVQMFYAAMSYWFHVERPDDLTARTRELQARYSPYPYVEGTHMFASFGHLGGYSSAYYTYMWSLVIAKDLFSAFDEDDLFDPVVAGRYRDTVLARGGSKDAADLVADFLGRPYTFDAYAAWLAREA, encoded by the coding sequence ATGAGCGCCCCCACCGCGTCCCCGGTCCTCCTGCCCGCCGCCGAGGGTGCCCTGGGCTGGGTCGACGACCAGTCCCGGGACCGCCTCGCCGTGGCCCGCGAGCTCGCCGACCGGCTCCGCGGCGCGGACGCCGGCGACCCGCTGGGCGTGCTGGAGACGTGGAACGACCTGTGCATCGAGCTGCGCCGGGTCGCCGCCGTCGGGTCGCTGTTCGCCAACGTCCACCCCGACCCGGCGGTGCGCGAGCACGCCGAGCAGGCCGAGGTCGAGGCCGACCGGCTGGGCACCGAGCTGTCCCAGGACCGTGCGCTGTTCGAGGTCTTCTCCGCCGTGGACCCCGCCGGCCTCGACGCCGACGCGCGCCGGCTGCTGGAGCACACCCTGCGCGACTTCCGCCGCTCCGGCGTCGACCGCGACGAGGCGACCCGGGCCCGGCTCGCCGAGATCCGCGAGCGGCTCACCGCGCTGGACCAGGAGCTCAGCCGCCACACCCGCGACGACGTCCGCACCATCACCTTCCCCGCCGAGCGCTACGCCGGCCTGCCGCAGGACTGGCTCGACGCGCACCCCGCCGACGAGGACGGCCAGGTCACCGCCACCACCGACTACCCCGACGCGGTGCCGGTGCGGATGTTCGCCCACGACGCCGAGGTCCGCGCCGCGATGAACCTCGCCTTCCTCACCCGCGGCTGGCCGCAGAACGACGCGGTGCTCAAGGAGATGTTCGCGCTGCGCCACGAGCTGGCGACGCTGCTCGGCCACGCCGACTGGGCGGCGTACGACGCGGAGGTGAAGATGATCGGCTCCGGCCCGGCGATCCCGGAGTTCATCGACCGGATCGCGGCCGCCGCCGAGGAGCCGATGCAGCGTGACCTCGCGGTGCTGCTGGAGCGCTACCGCCGCGACGTCCCCGGTGCGGAGACGATCCCCTCGGCCGATGCGTCGTACTACTCCGAGCTGGTGCGCCGCGAGCGCTACGACGTCGACTCCCAGCAGGTGCGCACCTACTTCGACTTCGCCACCGTGCGTCGCGGTCTGCTGGAGGTCACCGGCCGGCTCTTCGGGCTGCGCTACGACGAGGTGCCCGACGCCCCGGTCTGGCACGAGGACGTCACGACCTACGACGTGCGCCGCGCCGACGACCCGGCCGACGCCGCGCCGCTCGGCCGCATCCACCTGGACCTGCACCCCCGCGACGGCAAGTACAAGCACGCCGCGCAGTTCGACCTGGTCCCCGGCGTCGCCGGGCGCCAGCTGCCCGAGGGCGTGCTGGTCTGCAACTTCGCGCGCGGGCTGATGGAGCACGACCACGTGGTCACTCTGTTCCACGAGTTCGGCCACCTGGTCCACCACGTGCTCGGCGGGCACCAGCACTGGGTCGCCTTCTCCGGCGTGGCCACCGAGTGGGACTTCGTCGAGGCGCCCAGCCAGATGCTCGAGGAGTGGGCCTGGGACCCCGAGGTGCTGGCGTCCTTCGCCACCAACGCCGCCGGCGAGCCGATCCCGCGCCCGCTGGTGGAGAAGATGCGGGCGGCCGACGACTACGGCAAGGGCATCCAGGCGCGGGTGCAGATGTTCTACGCCGCGATGTCGTACTGGTTCCACGTGGAACGTCCCGACGACCTCACCGCCCGCACCCGCGAGCTCCAGGCGCGCTACTCGCCGTACCCCTACGTCGAGGGCACCCACATGTTCGCCAGCTTCGGCCACCTGGGCGGCTACTCCTCGGCGTACTACACCTACATGTGGTCGCTGGTGATCGCCAAGGACCTGTTCAGCGCCTTCGACGAGGACGACCTGTTCGACCCGGTCGTCGCCGGCCGCTACCGCGACACCGTGCTGGCGCGGGGCGGGTCGAAGGACGCCGCGGACCTGGTCGCGGACTTCCTCGGCCGGCCCTACACCTTCGACGCCTACGCGGCCTGGTTGGCCCGCGAGGCCTGA
- a CDS encoding response regulator transcription factor, producing the protein MIRLLLADDENLIRVALAQLLELEDDLVVVGQAASGPEALAVARAERPDVAVLDLQMPGLDGIGVAEALAAELPGCGVVMVTGHGRPGHLKRALGVGVRGFLPKTTSASTLARVVRDVHGGRRYVDPELAAEAMAAGDSPLTPREADVLELAADGAPVEDIARRASLSPGTVRNYLSSATSKLGAANRHDACATARRLGWI; encoded by the coding sequence ATGATCCGGCTGCTCCTCGCCGACGACGAGAACCTGATCCGGGTCGCGCTGGCCCAGCTCCTCGAGCTCGAGGACGACCTGGTGGTCGTCGGCCAGGCCGCCTCCGGCCCCGAGGCGCTCGCGGTGGCCCGCGCCGAGCGCCCCGACGTCGCCGTGCTCGACCTGCAGATGCCCGGCCTCGACGGGATCGGCGTCGCGGAGGCCCTGGCCGCCGAGCTGCCCGGCTGTGGGGTGGTGATGGTGACCGGGCACGGGCGCCCCGGCCACCTCAAGCGGGCCCTGGGCGTCGGCGTGCGCGGCTTCCTGCCCAAGACCACCTCGGCGAGCACGCTGGCCCGCGTCGTACGCGACGTCCACGGCGGGCGCCGCTACGTCGACCCCGAGCTCGCCGCGGAGGCGATGGCCGCCGGGGACAGCCCGCTGACCCCGCGGGAGGCCGACGTGCTGGAGCTGGCCGCCGATGGCGCGCCCGTGGAGGACATCGCCCGCCGTGCCTCGCTCAGCCCCGGCACGGTGCGCAACTACCTCTCCAGCGCGACCTCCAAGCTGGGCGCGGCCAACCGGCACGACGCCTGCGCGACCGCGCGCCGCCTCGGCTGGATCTGA
- a CDS encoding ABC transporter permease: MSTLAPTDSATPSPARASLRRVRGLVRANARLVVRNRLTLSYAVVLPLLPLLLVLGGDRGAIGPGAASVITVVMLALLFPVFYNTLSMVVTRRDELVLKRLRTGEVRDGELLVSLAAPGAIIAMLIGVVTIPAALALGVPAPQAPVLYLLTIAVASVTLATLAFWTAAWTRNAEAAQLTSMPVMALLVAGQLAVGFPEEVRRWIAYTPGGAVTDLVRGSWFGLGPDDADPTLDTLGAWAGAGVPLLVLVAWTVLGGWLTARSMRWEPRA, translated from the coding sequence ATGAGCACCCTCGCCCCCACCGACTCCGCGACCCCGTCGCCGGCCCGCGCCTCGCTGCGCCGGGTGCGCGGCCTGGTCCGCGCCAACGCACGCCTGGTCGTGCGCAACCGGCTGACGCTGTCCTACGCCGTCGTCCTGCCGCTGCTGCCGCTGCTGCTGGTGCTCGGTGGTGACCGCGGCGCGATCGGCCCGGGCGCCGCCTCGGTGATCACCGTGGTGATGCTCGCGCTGCTGTTCCCGGTCTTCTACAACACCCTCTCGATGGTCGTGACCCGCCGCGACGAGCTGGTGCTCAAGCGGCTGCGCACCGGGGAGGTGCGTGACGGCGAGCTGCTGGTCTCGCTCGCCGCCCCGGGCGCGATCATCGCGATGCTGATCGGGGTCGTGACCATCCCGGCGGCTCTGGCCCTCGGCGTACCCGCCCCGCAGGCGCCGGTGCTCTACCTGCTGACGATCGCCGTGGCGTCGGTGACCCTGGCCACCCTGGCCTTCTGGACCGCCGCGTGGACCCGCAACGCCGAGGCGGCCCAGCTCACCAGCATGCCGGTGATGGCGCTGCTGGTCGCCGGCCAGCTCGCGGTCGGCTTCCCCGAGGAGGTCCGGCGCTGGATCGCCTACACGCCCGGTGGCGCGGTCACCGACCTGGTGCGCGGCTCGTGGTTCGGCCTCGGCCCCGACGACGCCGACCCGACCCTCGACACCCTGGGCGCCTGGGCCGGCGCCGGCGTACCGCTGCTGGTGCTGGTCGCCTGGACGGTCCTGGGCGGCTGGCTCACCGCCCGATCCATGCGCTGGGAGCCGCGCGCCTGA